The Cryptomeria japonica chromosome 2, Sugi_1.0, whole genome shotgun sequence region AGCTAACTATTGTACTCTAATATGGCCTGAATATTTAGAAATGAAATAGTTCATAGGCTCTAGTTCCTTTCATTGGGTTGGGTGTTTGAGTTTGGAGTGAGAGTGATGCCTTGGAATGTCTTCCCTGGGTTCAACAACTATTAATTATTACAAGTAGAGAAAAAAtttaaataacaaaaaataaaccaACATAAATGAAATTAAACACAAGAAGGAAGATATGGGACACAAATTTAGAGTGGTTGACCATAAACACTACATCTACTCTCAAGAAGGGATAATTTCTATTAATCATTATCAATCTCACACAATACATGGATTTCACATAGTCCTTTATAAAATCACATTTATATATGAAACCAAGAATTGAGAAGGCAAAtagtcatgtgaccattgggcttaACATTCCCAACATTAAAAGAAATCGCTTAAGCTACCCTAAATGATAGGGAAACAAGTGGACCATTTTGGTTTTCATCACTTCAACCTTGCACTAGAATTATAGATTTTGTTACAATTTCATTTGAACTATCCTCATCCTCCTAGTTCACCTTAATGGGCTCCAACCTGCACTACCATGACACCTATGGATTGTCCCAACACAAAGGAGGTATAATGTCCTGATTCGTTTTCACCACATGAGCAATTTCTATAGGTCGATCAAGAAACTTGTTGACAAGTCTCTCTTTGGGTCATTCCACAACAAACCCAACAAGtctctctaataccaattattaattataaatgagtagagaaaatatttaaataatacaaAATGAAACAACATAAACTAAATTAAACACGAGAAGGAAGACACATGACACAAATGTATACTGGTTAAGCATAAAGGCTACGTCCAGTCTCAAGAAGGGATACTTTCTATTAATCATTATTAATCTCACACAATACATGGATTGCCCACAACCATTTATACAATCACGTTCATTTATGAAACCAATAGTTGAGAAGGTaaatggtcatgtgaccattggacttcacattcccaacaacaatatcaacttcaccaaagTGGGCTTTTGAAATAAAATTGGCTCTTTCAGATGTCATTGAGAACTCATTCAAATAAATCCTCAATAATTTTAGGCATCTCCTTGAGCATAGAagaaattataaatatatttacaCCATCAAGTCTACTCTTATGTTGAAAAATTGCAATcataaatgataaatattaaatcacattattttttatataacactaaaaaaaatatattaactcAAATTTTCTTACAATTTACTATGCAAATATTTATAAAACAACTTTTCATAGACTGCTTAAAGATAATTAACTCCACCAATTAGTACAAAAATAACCAAACATTTTAATTATTGACACCAACAAATTTTTACATAAAATAccttaataatttttcattcataacACAACTACTTTTTAGAAGAATGGTTGCCCTTGCATAACACAAGGAGATGatgggcgcacaccttgcaacaatccccccccctGGGCAAGAGttggggtttgaacctatgactcgagctctgataccacttgttagaagtatggttgtcgttgctccaaaagatcaacctattaatgcttgatataaccactagacttatagaatccataggaggcagttaagccctGTCACAAACCTAAGCACTATGCTACACATCAGAAGGACACCAAGGGCACACACCCTGCAAGACAACTAACTATAatgattaatcaaattaattagattTCCACAATAAATGTTTTTATGTGATAGATTTCTTGATTAAACTGTGTAAGAATTTTTGCATGGATGTTTTAGGTCACGCTCTGTGAACCATCATCATGATGAGAAGAATAGTTGATTTTCTCTCTTTCAACTATTCTTCTCATCCTAATGATGGTTCACGAAGCATGACCTAGTAACATCAATGTAATGTTTTTTAATATTGGTAAACTTAATGCCCTATTTCACTCTTTTAGACATCCTTCAACACTTGCTATAATATATACTCCACACTTTTACGAGACTCCTCGAGCATAGACAAAATATAGAAAGATTTAGACCATCAACCCTATTACTATGTTGAATAATTCTAGTCatagattatcaatcaaatcactttgCTTTTTTTAAAAAACACttcaatatttaaataataatttatctaTTCCAAAATTTTTAGACATCCATGAGCACTTGTTAAAATACACCCTCCCCAATTTTTAGTAGACCCCTTAAACATAGAAGAAATTATAGAAACATTTACACAATCAACTTCACTACTATGTTGAAAAATTTGCAATCATAAATTATAAATCACATTAAATTACTcttttaaataacactaaaatatcTAAGTAATATTATAACCTTTCAAATTTAATTTGCAATATACCATGCAAATATATATAAAACAACTTTGAGTAGACTACTTAAGATAATTAAGTTCAGCAAGTAATACACCAACAAACTTTTACGTATAATACCCTAATAATTTTTGCATTCATGCCACAACTAACTATTGTGCCCTAATATGACCCGAATCTATAGAAACGATATTGGCGGTAGGCTCTAGTTCCGTTCATTAAGTTGGGGGTTTGCGTTTGGAGAGAGAGTGACGCCTCAGAATGTCTTCCCTGAGTTCAGCAATATCAACTTCACCAAAATGGTCTTCTGGAATAAAATTGCCAGTCACTGGGTCAGGCATCCATGCTGCTCGCTGTCTCACATTATTAtctccacttttcctttgttgtgcCTCTTCATCAATACCCTTTTCAACCGGCAACTCAGCTTTTGGTGCAGAATCACTGAAACATCTCAGGCTTTCACAACAACCcgataacaaaaaaaatatatatgtttaagTTTCTAAAAAATAATATGTAATAAGTTGGCTATTTAGTTTATTGCCAAAAGTAAATTGTATCCTCAAACAAAATAGCATTTTCCTAATAAGTACCTACCGTGTTAAACTTGGGAGGCCAGTGCCCTCAATCTTGGAGGAGGACAAGGCTTCAGCAGATACAACTTTCACTCTCAATATTGATTTCGCCATGACTACGCCCACCACAATATCTGCAATCCTTAAGAATAATATGAGCTGACAAGTGAGGTTGCTTGTTAGATGCTGGGTTGCTCTATATTGCTGTATGTTGTTTGTTATATGCTGGGTTGCTCTACATCGCTTAAATAGAGAGAGTGTAGTTCATTAATGGCTGCAACGATTAGGACATGGATAAATGGATTCTGTGTAGTGGGTTATTCGCATGCTGTGAGTTTACTTATATTCTCATGGAAAAGGGTTATTCTCATTTGATAAGCCTACTTTTATTCTTGTGGAAAACGGTTATTCTCACATGATCAGTCTGCTTATATTCCCGTCGAAAAGGGTTATTCTCATATGATCAGTCTACTTATATTCTCGTGGAAAAAGTTATTCTCCTATGATCAGTCTACTTATATTCTTGTAGAATAGAGTTACACGCTCAAGGGCAGAAGGGTTATTCGCATGTGGATAAAGCCCACATATTCTTTACACTATTATCAATCGTTAACCTTTAATAATTCAATAGTCAAAAGTTATTTTTGATTCATATATAAAAAGCTTTATTGTTTAGTTTTAAATGTAAATTAGATATATCATTTTTATTATTCGTTTGATCATTGAATTGTATGTTATTCAAATAAGTTATTATAAAAAATATCTTGACAGTATAAAGAAAATATATAGAGAAGAAGCATTCAAGATCTTTTGTATGATTTGATGCGCCTTGCCATATTTTTTGAGTGTGGTTATAAAccattcaattttcaattttcatttttcatttttcatttgtaatATTTAATCATAAGTTGCTTTCACATTAGTATATGTGAATTATATTAATTTTGTGCGGGATTATgaacactttcaaaaaaaaattcttattttaaTTAGATATATTAGATCAAAGGAGCTCATTCTTTGTTTATAAGACATCACAATATTTAGATGCAACCTTTTATATACACTAAAGCAAAGACAAGAAATTTCCATAAGATTttataaatcattttattattaattttagaaCAAATGTTTCACTTGGTTGTAATTCTTCATGTTTTAATGATCGTTCTATGCACATTCTTATAGGTTTTCTAAGCATCATGATGATATCCCACTTTATAATGGCCATGGGAATTCTTCTTTAAAACCCTATGCTTTCCCATTATATATTTGTGACTACTTGTGGAGCACATTCTTCTACACCTCATATTGTACATGTCTTAGACATACATGTAGAGAGATGAATAACAACATATAAACTTCTTATACTTTTTAGTTAGTATATAAGCATAAAATTATTGACCAATTGATTGCATATTTGTCTTCACTCTTATACATCATATGCTTACACATTAATACAAGTCATGTTGAGTATGGTTTACATTTCATCATGAATGGAATGGATCATGTATAAATTGATATTGATGGTGGTGAACAATGATTTAGAAATTGACTTATTTTAGTAATGTAATATTCCATGATATTTCAAGATATGACATCTTAACTAATCATTCACTAAGTGACCTTATGAAATCTTGTTTTTCAAAATATAATGATAAAAGTGGCAATTACTTGATATAATATGCTTTTTAACTACatgaattatttattttaataaggaataaataattaataaattatttttaacaaACATGAGTGATTATGACTTcacatattttttctatttttgtatcaattttagcaattttaaaaATATTGATAGTTATAATGAATCAAATGAGTAAGGAACTAAAATTTATAATAAACTTAATACAAAACTAAAAATACTTGATATAATATGCTTGTAAACTACAtgaattattaattttaataaggaataaataattaataaatcatttttaacaAACATGAGTGATTATGAGTTcacatattttttctatttttgtatcAATTTTAGCTATTTTAAAAATATTGATAGTTATAATGAATCAAATGAGAGTAAGGAACTATAATTTATAATAAACCTAATACAAAACTAAAAATAGATATTATGTTAGCAAaggaaattaaaataatataattttggtTATTATTCTATTGATTAGTATATTTGCCTCTTTTCTAAAGCTATTATTTATTCTAATGTGTTATTATAATCTAAGTGTATTGAATTTACATAAAGTTACTATTTGTAGTAAGTTAACATTTGAGCATTGATTCACTTGGAATTTTTCCCAAAAATGCAGATTAGCTAAATAAGCATGCAAGTAAATGCTCATtacaagatcatgtctagatttgaaaatattaaaatttccatttttaaAAGTTTTGAATGAAAGTTGGAACTAAAACTTGAAGTCCTTAGAGGCTCCAAAACAACATAAAAACCTTTATAACTAGTGTAGTTAGTTATAGGTTGATAATTAACATCATGAACTTTCTAgtacttcaaatggttcatcaattggACACCCAGTTAAAATGTTATGGCCTCCAAAATTTGGGTCTCTTAAAAAGGGAAATATAAAAAACATGTTGAATGATAGAAAGTGGTAAAACTTCTTGTTTAGATTGATTCAAAGCATTTGCCCTTAGAAAGATGATACAAGCAAAACCAAAACAATTACTTAACGACAGAAGCTCATCAAGAGGTAGTCTATTGATGTAAACTAAATACTAAATCTATTAATTAATGTCATACTCCAACATTCCCTCCTTTATTAAATTAATCTGAACAAGAGTGGAACATTGCAAGAGTTGAACATAACCTTTTTGGAGACTTTGATGAAGCAATTTCACCATTCCTCCTTGCTCACCTAGGAAACACTGATCTGAATGCATCAGTGGATCTTATAACTATCAAACACacaaccatctccataacatgagagaacaaaaatAATTCCCAACCTCCTTGAACAACAAGACACCTTTCCTTTGAAAGTCTACATCTCCTCCAATTGTGTTTATGCCTCCTCTAATGCTACACATGA contains the following coding sequences:
- the LOC131047108 gene encoding protein SENESCENCE-ASSOCIATED GENE 21, mitochondrial-like isoform X2, coding for MAKSILRVKVVSAEALSSSKIEGTGLPSLTRDSAPKAELPVEKGIDEEAQQRKSGDNNVRQRAAWMPDPVTGNFIPEDHFGEVDIAELREDILRRHSLSKRKPPT
- the LOC131047108 gene encoding protein SENESCENCE-ASSOCIATED GENE 21, mitochondrial-like isoform X1, with the translated sequence MAKSILRVKVVSAEALSSSKIEGTGLPSLTRLRCFSDSAPKAELPVEKGIDEEAQQRKSGDNNVRQRAAWMPDPVTGNFIPEDHFGEVDIAELREDILRRHSLSKRKPPT